The Arvicola amphibius chromosome 6, mArvAmp1.2, whole genome shotgun sequence DNA window ttttagaatggGTCTATTGTATACTTAGAACCATGTCAGTATCTTATTGTGTGGATCTAAGTTAAGAAATCAGGTAGTGAATCCTCCACTTAAATGGATGTAGAATCAGATCCTTTTGCAGCTCTTTGATGACAAACAGCTAGATAGTGTTGTGGAGCGCAACCAGGCATTAACAAAGGGCAGCTGCTAACAACCCTCGGTCTGCTTCAGTTACACTGCTTATTAATCTTGCAACAAGGAAAAtccacattttttaaatcaacataGAAACTATAGattgataaaataaaactttatcgTGTATTCCTAATCCAGTTTATCCCATATGGATAATCTTTATTCCTGCAGAGAACCTTCATAAATATAAGACCACAGAAACATCCCAGTGCATTTAAGTTCTGTGAGTAGTACATTGGGATTCCAGGAAGTGGATGTAGTTCTTACCATTTTTCACAATTCTGTAAAACAGTTTCTACAGATGGAAACATACAGACACTTCGGAGAAACCCAAATCACATCATAGCTAAACTAACATTTAGCAAGTACAGCATTAGGTACAGATATGGATTTCTTTGGATAACATGACTAAATCACTATGAAATTGATAAAATTGACCAATTTCATCTGTGTTCTTCCAGTCTTGGTGACAGTAAAACcaactttataaaatataattatgaccATTTTCTCTGTGCTGGAGACATAGTTCAGTAATGGAGAGCACTAACTTGTCTTCCAGAAAACCCATgtttaattcctagcaaccacactTTGGTTGAGAGCAACCATTCCAACTCCAGTCAGTCACAGGGCATTTAATGACCTTTTCTACCCTTTACAGGAACCAGGCATGGATGTGCTACAACAACATAATGCAGGTAAATTatccatacacaaaaatatagtAATTAAAAAATCACTTGAAAAGAGAGGAAAATTGGAGAATAAGATTTCTTTTTCACCATATTTCtaagatatctctctctctctctctctctctctctctctctctctctctctctctctctctctctctctctctcaggtcaAGGCTGTGGCCACCAGGAAGAGTGTGTGAGAATAACCCCATGTCTAACCTGCTCTGTGAGGATTTTGTCTTATCCACAATATTGCAGAACTGATAACTCATTCACACTCATTGAACAGAAAAATGAGAGTTAGTTTCTCAATTTCTCCCACTGAGCATGTCAACACTCAGGCAGAAGTCCATCTCTGCGAATCAAGACAACAGGGCTAAACGTTGCATAACCAAGGGCcagaaatttttgaatatttcCCACCACAGATTCTTCTGCTAAATTGATACTTATAATTAGAGAAAAAGCACAGTCAGcccaatagaagaaaacaaaacagagcattAGAAGGAGGACACTCTGAGCAGCTCTCAGCTCAGGGGGAGTTCTGTAGAGAAGCTTGGAGTTCTGAAGGTAGAGGACATGCTGGTGGTGTTTGTGGAGAAGAAGTACCATGTAGCCACTGGCTGCTCCCATGGGTGCCTGAAACACAGCATCTCTCAGGACCATAAATGAAAGAACAGTCCATTTTGTATTCTTATTTTCTTGCATAAAATAACAATAGTCATCTTTATTCTTAAGCTGTGATATATTCATGCTTACACTTGTGACAGAATGAATTAGGTTCATACCTATTAAAGCATTGAGTatccaaaagaatgaaaagaacagaaggaTGTGCCATGCAGACTTTGGTCTGAGCCTCCTCCACCTGGATGCTCCTGGACTGATGATGATGGCCTGGACCACAGTGAGGAGACCGCTGGTGCAGATGGAGACCCCACGGGCCACCCTTGACAGGTAAATGAAGGTCTTACATCCTGTGTCATCTAGGAAGTTTCTCAAACCAAAATCTGCCATTGTCTTTGGCAATCCTTTTGCAAGAAGGATTATGATGTTTGTGAAAGCCAAGTGGATGAGAATAAGGTGTATGGGTTTCTTCTCAGGCCCTCCAAACCAACTGAACATATAATTCACAGAAATATAAATGTTTCCCAGAGTGCCAAACACAGTCATGAAGAGGAAaactatttgattaataaattttgaaagcatttctttcttccttggtaGAAAATCTTGTATTCAGGATACAAAGAGTTTTTTCCATAAATCAAAGCAATGCTAGACATTTGTCTGAAAAACATTTCACACAATAGCATTTTCTGGTGAACGAGAGTCAGTGATGGACACATGTGCTGATGTAGACTGGGGCCCTgagctcctcctcttccctgtggACCCTGAGTTATGTGTGTGCTCTGACAGGGGAGCTTGGGAACTGGAATAAAACCTAAAGTTTTAAAGGAGATATATTTGAACTTTATACTAGCAAATTGActtgtttgaatgtgtgtgtgtccatttatCTGTATGCGTGAATTATGCTAACTAATTCTCAGCATAGGTAATTTGAATTCCATCTTTCTGCAATCaaatttcttcctatttttctctACTTCATCATATTTCTCCACGCAGTTTCAAAGACAAGGGCTCCTTTCTTATTTGCATCTTACTTAGTTTAACGATTTCTAGATTTGCATTTGATTTCAATGCTTTATTACTTCAATTTCTGCatcctaatatttttttaaattttatgttgatCATTCTGTTATTTCATTCCACACAAATGTTTACTAGTTATTTTTAATAAGCAGTTCTCAATGTCAAGTTCAATTGCACAAACTTGGCAGAAAGATCCCTACAGTTAAAGCTGAACCATCAAAATATAACCTGAAAATTTTCATGTAACTGCCAGGCTGCAGCTAGCAGAACCCTGTGTTGCTTCCTAGAACAGAGTAGAGTAGAGAGCTGTGATTCTAGCGGATGACTTCAGGGCATCTGTAACCCCACTGAGTTACCTCAGGACATCTAAGAGAATATGGAACAGCTCTGAACCAGGTGATCCTGATAAGGTAAACC harbors:
- the LOC119816564 gene encoding vomeronasal type-1 receptor 4-like → MLSKFINQIVFLFMTVFGTLGNIYISVNYMFSWFGGPEKKPIHLILIHLAFTNIIILLAKGLPKTMADFGLRNFLDDTGCKTFIYLSRVARGVSICTSGLLTVVQAIIISPGASRWRRLRPKSAWHILLFFSFFWILNALIGMNLIHSVTSVSMNISQLKNKDDYCYFMQENKNTKWTVLSFMVLRDAVFQAPMGAASGYMVLLLHKHHQHVLYLQNSKLLYRTPPELRAAQSVLLLMLCFVFFYWADCAFSLIISINLAEESVVGNIQKFLALGYATFSPVVLIRRDGLLPEC